Proteins found in one Miscanthus floridulus cultivar M001 chromosome 4, ASM1932011v1, whole genome shotgun sequence genomic segment:
- the LOC136548162 gene encoding methylmalonate-semialdehyde dehydrogenase [acylating], mitochondrial-like, which produces MHIYSRASAAGKRVQCNMGAKNHAIMLPDADRDATLNALIAAGFGAAGQRCMALSTAVFVGGSESWEDELVKRAGGLVVNSGTVNDADLGPVISRQAKDRICNLVQSRVDSGARILLDGRKIVVPQYEDGNFVGPTILADVKSDMECYKEEIFGPVLLLMKAESLDDAIQIINRNKYGNGASIFTTSGVSARKFQTDTEAGQVGINVPIPVPLPFFSFTGSKASFAGDLNFLRYTLLSLTPLDPSPNSKAGVQFFTQIKTITQQWKESPAQRVSLSMPTSQK; this is translated from the exons ATGCATATATATTCTAGAGCATCTGCAGCAGGCAAGCGTGTTCAG TGCAATATGGGAGCAAAGAATCATGCAATTATGCTTCCTGATGCTGATAGAGATGCTACATTAAATGCCCTTATTGCTGCTGGGTTTGGTGCAGCAGGGCAAAGGTGCATGGCATTGAGCACTGCTGTTTTTGTTGGTGGCTCAGAATCATG GGAGGATGAATTAGTCAAACGTGCAGGTGGCCTTGTTGTTAATTCAGGAACGGTTAATGATGCAGACCTTGGTCCAGTGATCAGCAGACAG GCAAAGGATCGTATCTGTAACTTAGTCCAAAGTCGTGTTGACAGCGGTGCTCGTATATTGCTTGATGGAAGAAAGATTGTG GTTCCTCAATATGAAGATGGAAATTTTGTTGGTCCAACTATTCTGGCTGATGTTAAAAGTGACATGGAGTGTTACAAG GAGGAAATATTTGGTCCAGTGCTTCTCTTAATGAAG GCAGAGAGCCTAGATGACGCCATCCAAATTATAAACAGAAACAA GTATGGCAATGGGGCTTCCATATTTACAACATCTGGTGTCTCCGCCAGGAAATTTCAAACAGACACTGAAGCTGGCCAG GTGGGCATCAACGTGCCGATTCCAGTTCCCCTGCCATTCTTCTCCTTCACGGGAAGCAAAGCTTCATTTGCAGGAGATTTGAATTTTCTACGGTACACCCTTCTCAGCTTAACACCACTTGATCCTTCCCCCAATA GCAAGGCTGGCGTGCAGTTCTTCACCCAGATCAAGACGATCACGCAGCAGTGGAAGGAGTCGCCGGCGCAGCGAGTCTCCCTCTCCATGCCCACCTCTCAGAAGTGA
- the LOC136548163 gene encoding uncharacterized mitochondrial protein AtMg00810-like produces the protein MSDLGALTYYLSIEVRQGREALMLGQSAYASKLLERSGMTECKPCVTLMEERLKLTKASTAAKVDATLYRSIVGDMRYLVHTRPDIAFAVGYVSRFMEDPREDHWATVKRLLRYIKGTVDHGIIFPKTGGSRLQLTVFSDADMAGDIHGRQSTSGVLVFLGSALISWLSLK, from the coding sequence atgagcgatctcggggcGCTCAcctactacctcagcatcgaggtgagacaggggagggAGGCACTCATGCTTGgccagagcgcgtatgcctcgaagttgttggagcggagcggcatgactgagtgcaagccatgcgtgactctgatggaggagcggctgaagctgacgaaggccagtaccgcggcgaaggtggatgcaacactctaccgaagCATCGTCGGCGAtatgcgctacctagtccacacgaggccggacatcgcgtttgccgtgggctacgtcagtcgcttcatggaggatcccagagaggatcactgggctacagtgaagcggctactacgctacATCAAGGGGACAGTGGATCACGGGATCATTTTCCCTAAGACTGGcggaagtaggctgcagctcactgtcttcagcgatgcagacatggcgggagaCATCCACGGACGacagagcacctctggcgtgctcgtcttccttgggtcggctctgatttcatggttgtcgctgaaatag